From Spirosoma aerolatum, one genomic window encodes:
- a CDS encoding IPT/TIG domain-containing protein, translated as MGTSVIINGTGFTGTTSARFGEKSASFTVNSSTQIKAIVPRGASTECGIHH; from the coding sequence ATGGGGACTTCTGTTATCATCAATGGTACCGGTTTCACGGGTACTACGAGTGCCCGATTCGGTGAAAAATCAGCTTCATTCACCGTTAATTCCAGCACCCAGATTAAGGCCATTGTGCCGCGAGGGGCTTCTACTGAGTGTGGGATTCACCATTAG
- a CDS encoding xanthine dehydrogenase family protein molybdopterin-binding subunit, with protein MTSHNLSRRAFIRRTSVSGAALLLGISTGGPSFLVAQTDPLARPPENFSPYIQIDPLGVITLYNPKPELGQGTFQSLPALICEELEVTLEQVTIVHTNGEKIFGDSQFSAGSMSVKSLYTALRTVGAAARQMLLMAASQRWAVPIETCYAQQGRIVHRPTGRQFTYGELAGEAAQLTVPQHPPLKEPANFTLIGKSVPRPDVPAKTTGETVFGIDVDLPGMLYASIERCPVIGGKLVKFDASKALRMPGVAGVFPVKRTLGRYEYTGVGIVARSYWAALQARKGLIIDWDVEGLNTFASAEFENTLRALHTQPGLAINPVGDFETAYAQAPRHLEAFYETPMVAHSPMEPMNCVALWSGEQVEIWVSTQVPGALTGSGPSFMVDLPKTLGIPAENITLHTQFCGGGFGRRLYLDFIVEAIELAKLTGKPVKSVWTREDTTQQGPFRPMTFSAMKAGLSSEGKVLAFQHKIIAPSIAESLSGTFDGTKLDGRMSEGVSDQAYEIGAMKNTYVRADTHIPLGSWRSVTSSTTAFAHECFIDELAHQAGQDPLAFRLAMLTKASDTKRMLLKLKDVSGWDKPLPAGRARGIAQWAFFAGLCGQVVEVSRQPDGQIKVDKVVAVIDLGTVVHPDNVKNQVEGAIVMALTAATKPGITFAGGKVTQSNFHDSPVLRMNETPKIEVHILADGGPMKGVGEPGLPPLAPALANALFALTGKRLRTLPIDLASIR; from the coding sequence ATGACTTCCCACAATCTTTCCCGACGGGCGTTTATTCGTCGTACGAGTGTATCGGGAGCGGCCTTATTACTTGGTATATCGACAGGAGGGCCGTCATTCCTCGTTGCGCAGACGGACCCACTGGCCCGTCCACCCGAGAATTTCAGCCCTTATATTCAGATCGATCCCTTGGGCGTCATTACGCTTTATAATCCCAAACCCGAACTGGGGCAAGGTACATTTCAGTCCCTACCCGCCCTTATTTGCGAAGAGCTGGAGGTGACCTTGGAGCAGGTGACGATTGTTCATACCAACGGCGAGAAAATCTTTGGGGACAGTCAGTTTTCGGCGGGGAGTATGTCGGTTAAATCCCTCTATACCGCCTTGCGAACGGTAGGCGCTGCGGCCCGCCAGATGCTGCTAATGGCGGCCAGCCAGCGGTGGGCCGTTCCAATTGAAACCTGCTACGCTCAGCAAGGCAGGATCGTTCACCGGCCAACGGGTCGGCAATTTACGTATGGGGAACTAGCCGGGGAAGCAGCACAACTGACCGTTCCTCAACATCCACCTCTAAAAGAGCCGGCTAATTTTACCTTAATCGGTAAATCAGTGCCCAGACCCGATGTGCCGGCCAAAACCACGGGAGAGACAGTGTTTGGCATCGATGTCGACTTACCGGGGATGCTTTACGCGTCCATTGAACGTTGTCCGGTAATCGGCGGTAAATTGGTCAAATTTGATGCCAGCAAAGCCTTGAGGATGCCGGGTGTAGCCGGAGTCTTTCCCGTAAAACGCACCCTGGGCCGGTATGAATACACGGGCGTCGGCATTGTTGCCCGTTCGTATTGGGCGGCCTTACAGGCTCGCAAAGGCCTGATAATCGACTGGGATGTTGAGGGACTGAATACTTTTGCCAGTGCGGAGTTTGAGAACACCCTGCGCGCCCTACATACCCAACCCGGCCTGGCGATCAACCCCGTAGGCGATTTTGAAACAGCTTACGCCCAGGCTCCCCGGCACCTGGAAGCGTTTTATGAAACCCCTATGGTGGCCCATTCGCCGATGGAGCCCATGAACTGCGTGGCCCTCTGGTCGGGCGAGCAGGTTGAGATTTGGGTATCGACTCAGGTACCGGGTGCGCTGACCGGCAGTGGTCCTTCGTTTATGGTCGATTTGCCCAAAACCCTGGGTATCCCGGCCGAAAACATCACCCTGCATACCCAGTTTTGTGGCGGGGGCTTTGGCCGCCGGTTATACCTGGATTTTATCGTGGAAGCCATTGAACTAGCCAAGCTTACGGGTAAACCCGTCAAATCCGTCTGGACAAGAGAAGACACGACCCAGCAGGGACCCTTCCGACCCATGACGTTTTCGGCGATGAAAGCGGGACTATCATCCGAAGGAAAGGTTCTGGCTTTTCAGCACAAGATCATTGCCCCTTCGATTGCTGAATCCCTGAGTGGGACGTTTGATGGAACCAAACTGGATGGCCGCATGAGTGAGGGCGTCAGTGATCAGGCCTACGAGATAGGGGCCATGAAGAACACCTACGTGCGGGCCGATACGCATATTCCACTGGGTTCGTGGCGATCGGTGACCTCGTCGACCACGGCTTTTGCCCATGAGTGCTTTATCGATGAGCTGGCCCATCAGGCGGGGCAAGACCCGCTGGCGTTTCGCCTGGCCATGCTGACCAAAGCCTCGGACACCAAACGGATGCTGCTCAAGCTGAAAGACGTATCGGGCTGGGACAAACCACTTCCGGCCGGAAGAGCCCGAGGAATCGCTCAGTGGGCATTTTTTGCGGGTCTGTGCGGACAAGTCGTTGAGGTATCTCGTCAACCGGACGGCCAGATTAAGGTTGACAAGGTGGTGGCCGTCATTGATCTGGGTACGGTTGTTCATCCTGATAACGTAAAAAATCAGGTGGAAGGTGCGATTGTCATGGCCCTAACGGCGGCCACCAAACCCGGAATTACGTTTGCAGGCGGGAAGGTAACGCAAAGCAATTTTCATGATAGCCCTGTCTTACGGATGAATGAGACGCCAAAAATCGAGGTGCATATTCTGGCGGATGGCGGTCCCATGAAAGGCGTTGGCGAACCCGGTTTACCCCCGCTGGCTCCAGCCCTGGCCAATGCCCTATTTGCCTTGACGGGCAAACGGCTTCGTACACTTCCCATTGATTTAGCTAGCATCCGATAA
- a CDS encoding sensor histidine kinase has protein sequence MIQRNAQRLLKLINQLLDLSKLEAGQLQAESKPGELTAFFRTLASSFSSFAESRHIPFTFSQTQTPGWVAFDHHKLETVVTNLLANAFKLTPAGQTVTMTLGYAPDQLTFRVADTGISIAADHLAHIFERFYQVDGNTNRP, from the coding sequence ATGATCCAGCGCAACGCCCAGCGGCTACTGAAACTCATCAATCAGTTGCTGGACCTGAGCAAGCTGGAAGCCGGACAACTCCAGGCGGAATCCAAACCGGGTGAGCTAACGGCCTTCTTCCGAACGCTGGCCAGTTCGTTCAGTTCCTTTGCCGAAAGTCGCCACATTCCGTTTACCTTTTCCCAAACCCAAACGCCAGGCTGGGTTGCCTTCGACCACCATAAGCTGGAGACGGTGGTAACCAATTTGCTCGCCAATGCCTTCAAGCTCACGCCCGCAGGCCAAACCGTGACGATGACGCTTGGTTACGCCCCTGACCAACTTACCTTTAGGGTGGCCGACACCGGTATCAGTATTGCTGCCGATCATCTGGCCCACATTTTCGAGCGCTTTTATCAGGTCGATGGAAACACCAACCGCCCCTAA
- a CDS encoding NAD-dependent epimerase/dehydratase family protein, with translation MRVLLTGVSSFLGAHTAIQLLEKGYQVVGTLRDIGRANDMRTIIGQHTDKIEQLAFVEADLADTAIWDKLVEGVDFVQHIASPFPHGEPTHEANVIVPAKEGTLAILKAASKHQLKRVVLTSAIGASFYGKPKGQQSGVYDETVWTDETNRADTTAYYRSKTIAEKAAWAFMEQDASGLELTTVLPGALLGPVLEKDYGHTPEIILNLLNRRVPAVPNVGFDLVDVRSAADLLLRAMEASQAAGQRFLGTAGYLSFRQIAALLNENYPDRKIPSGTIPSWLLQVLGWFDPSLAAVVVDLDKERKGNSNKAKQLLDWQPINSREAVLSCADSMFRVGLISE, from the coding sequence ATGCGTGTATTATTAACAGGTGTTTCCAGTTTTCTGGGCGCGCATACGGCTATTCAACTGCTGGAAAAGGGGTATCAGGTAGTAGGAACGCTGCGAGACATAGGTCGCGCCAACGACATGCGCACCATCATTGGCCAACACACCGATAAAATTGAACAGCTGGCGTTTGTGGAAGCAGATCTGGCCGACACGGCGATATGGGATAAGCTGGTAGAGGGAGTTGACTTTGTGCAGCATATTGCCTCCCCCTTCCCGCATGGTGAACCAACTCATGAAGCGAATGTCATCGTGCCCGCCAAAGAAGGTACGCTAGCCATTCTCAAAGCCGCTTCGAAGCATCAGCTAAAACGGGTCGTGCTGACGTCGGCTATTGGTGCATCATTCTACGGTAAGCCAAAGGGCCAACAGAGCGGTGTATATGATGAAACTGTCTGGACCGATGAAACGAACCGGGCGGATACGACGGCGTATTACCGGAGTAAAACCATCGCGGAAAAAGCCGCCTGGGCGTTTATGGAGCAGGATGCCAGTGGGTTGGAACTAACGACGGTGTTACCTGGCGCGCTGCTAGGACCCGTGTTGGAGAAAGATTATGGCCATACTCCTGAAATCATCTTGAACTTGCTGAACCGCCGTGTACCTGCCGTTCCCAACGTAGGCTTTGATTTGGTCGATGTGCGATCAGCAGCCGATTTGCTTCTACGAGCCATGGAGGCCTCTCAGGCCGCTGGCCAACGGTTTTTGGGCACAGCCGGTTATTTATCGTTTCGACAAATCGCAGCGCTACTAAACGAAAACTACCCAGATCGAAAAATACCTTCTGGCACCATACCCAGCTGGCTACTGCAGGTTTTGGGCTGGTTTGATCCATCGTTAGCGGCCGTAGTCGTTGATCTGGACAAAGAACGCAAAGGCAACAGTAACAAAGCAAAGCAACTGCTGGATTGGCAACCCATTAACAGTAGAGAAGCGGTGTTATCCTGTGCAGATAGTATGTTTCGAGTCGGACTGATTAGCGAATGA
- a CDS encoding (2Fe-2S)-binding protein, translated as MKPYTLMINGKAYSVTADPTMPLLWVIRDVVGLKGTKFGCGMGLCGACTVHLDGQPIRSCQIPIDLIKRNQTIMTIEGLSKAGDHIVQKAWVEHQVPQCGYCQSGQIMSAVALLKANPSPTDADIDAAMGGNICRCGTYVRIRQAIHSAASAMRQAKKATPSSPAKKQPSVR; from the coding sequence ATGAAACCCTACACGCTAATGATTAACGGCAAAGCCTATTCGGTAACAGCCGATCCGACGATGCCGCTACTGTGGGTCATTCGGGATGTGGTGGGCCTGAAAGGCACCAAGTTTGGTTGCGGGATGGGACTCTGTGGAGCCTGTACAGTTCACCTGGACGGCCAGCCCATCCGTTCCTGCCAGATACCCATCGACCTCATCAAAAGGAACCAAACCATTATGACGATTGAAGGCCTTTCGAAAGCGGGTGATCATATCGTGCAAAAAGCCTGGGTGGAGCACCAGGTGCCGCAGTGCGGCTATTGTCAATCGGGGCAGATCATGTCCGCAGTTGCCTTGCTGAAAGCGAATCCGTCACCAACGGATGCTGACATTGACGCGGCCATGGGGGGCAATATCTGCCGATGTGGTACCTACGTCCGCATCCGGCAGGCTATTCACTCGGCGGCTTCGGCCATGCGCCAGGCGAAGAAGGCCACTCCGTCATCCCCCGCCAAAAAACAGCCTTCGGTCCGATAA